The following are encoded in a window of Harmonia axyridis chromosome 7, icHarAxyr1.1, whole genome shotgun sequence genomic DNA:
- the LOC123684704 gene encoding protein sly1 homolog, which produces MGSIRQKQITAIKQMLNFNQPQMKLTPSEPVWKILIYDKTGQDIISPLISVKELREFGVTLFVQLHSDRDPIPEVPAIYFCTPTDENLTRIGQDFQKGVYDIYHLNFISPISRQKLEDLASAAIASNSVANIQKVYDQYLNFISLEDDMCILRHQKSDHLTYYAINKGDIVDTEMNNIIDSIVDSLFSVFVTLGSVPIIRSPKGNAAEQVSQKLNQKLRENLFGVRNDLFHTDTQAGNFNFQRPLLIILDRNIDMATPLHHTWTYQALAHDLLSMTLNRVILEESIPSGGVRAKNKSCELDSNDKFWVTHKGSPFPTVAEAIQEELEQYKSSENEVKKLKSSMGIDNESDIALSLVTDNTAKITSAVNSLPQLLERKRLIDMHTSIATAILNSIKHRKLDTFFELEEKIMSKTQGVDKQVMDLISDPEAGTPDDKLRLFIIYYICATHLPETEMNRFENALVETGCDLSALKYIKMMKSFTKLTAGPNQYEGAGTKTVNMFSKLVSQGSNFVMEGVKNLVVKRHNLPVTRIVDNLMEFKNSQELDEYLYLDPKQMKSAKVPKNRSPFQDAFVFIIGGGNYIEYQNLVDYAKQKTTAGNVKKITYGASTLNNANQFLKQLSLLGQELMTNKFQ; this is translated from the exons ATGGGTTCGATTCGTCAAAAACAAATAA CTGCTATTAAACAAATGTTGAATTTCAATCAACCCCAAATGAAATTAACTCCTTCTGAACCAGTCTGGAAGATTTTGATTTATGATAAAACTGGTCAAGACATAATTTCCCCTTTAATATCAGTTAAAGAATTGAGAGAATTTGGAGTAACACTCTTTGT ACAATTACACTCTGATCGAGATCCTATTCCAGAAGTTCCAGCTATATATTTTTGTACTCCCACTGATGAAAATTTAACAAGAATTGGCCAAGACTTTCAGAAAGGTGTTTATGACATCTATCATCTAAACTTTATTTCCCCTATTTCACGACAAAAATTGGAAGATTTAGCTTCAGCAGCTATAGCTTCAAATAGTGTAGCTAATATACAAAAG gtaTATGatcaatatttaaatttcatatCTTTGGAGGATGACATGTGTATATTAAGGCATCAAAAAAGTGACCATCTAACTTATTATG CTATCAACAAGGGTGATATAGTAGATACAGAgatgaataatataatagatagtATTGTAGACAGTCTCTTTTCAGTATTTGTTACTTTAG GTAGTGTTCCAATTATAAGGAGTCCAAAGGGTAATGCAGCTGAACAAGTTTCACAAAAATTGAACCaaaaattaagagaaaattTATTTGGTGTTAGGAATGACCTTTTCCATACAGATACTCAAGccggaaatttcaattttcagagaCCACTTTTGATTATTTTAGATAGAAATATTGATATGGCTACACCTCTCCATCATACTTGGACTTACCAAGCTCTTGCACATGATCTTCTTTCTATGACTCTGAATAGAGTTATTTTAGAAGAAAGTATACCATCAGGAG GTGTAAGAGCTAAAAATAAATCATGTGAATTGGATTCTAATGATAAGTTTTGGGTAACACATAAAGGATCACCTTTTCCTACAGTAGCGGAAGCCATCCAAGAAGAATTGGAGCAGTATAAGTCTTCAGAAAATGAAGTGAAGAAACTCAAGTCTTCTATGGGTATAGACAATGAAAGTGATATAGCTTTATCGCTTGTTACAGATAATACAGCAAAAATCACATCTGCTGTTAACTCTTTACCACAACTTCTTGAAAGGAAGAGGTTAATAGATATGCACACTTCTATAGCAACAG CAATTTTAAACTCTATAAAACATAGGAAATTAGATACCTTCTTTGAATTAGAAGAAAAAATCATGTCAAAAACTCAAGGTGTGGATAAGCAGGTAATGGATTTGATTAGTGACCCAGAGGCTGGAACTCCTGATGACAAATtgagattatttattatttactatATTTGTGCCACTCACTTGCCTGAAACAGAAATGAATAGATTCGAGAATGCATTAGTGGAGACTGGTTGTGATTTATCTGctctgaaatatataaaaatgatgAA AAGTTTCACTAAATTGACAGCAGGTCCTAATCAGTATGAAGGTGCGGGAACAAAAACAGTCAATATGTTTTCGAAACTAGTTTCCCAAGGTTCTAATTTTGTTATGGAGGGTGTAAAAAACTTAGTTGTGAAGAGACAT AATTTACCTGTAACAAGAATCGTCGACAATTTGATGGAATTCAAAAATAGTCAAGAATTGGATGAGTATCTCTATTTAGATCCAAAACAGATGAAATCTGCTAAAGTACCAAAAAATCGTTCACCATTTCAGGATGCTTTTGTCTTCATAATAGGTGGTGGCAACTATATTGAGTATCAGAATCTTGTTGATTATGCTAAA